The nucleotide window GTATGCGAGCCCGAAGCTGGCGGGCTTTACGTTTGGTGGTGTTTATTCGCTTGGCGGCGTGGCGGGAAACTTCAGCCGCAACCAGATCTGGTCGCTCGGCGCCGGGTACGCAAATGGACCGTTCGCCGCCGGCGTTGGGTATCTGAATGTACGGAATCCGAACACGTCGTTCTACGGCGCGGGTGGCACCGTTGCGCCGACCGTTGCGGGTGTTCCCGGCTCGAATTTGGGGGCGTCGCCCGTGATCTCGGGCTTTGCATCCGCGCATACGTATCAGGTTGTCGGAACGGGTGCGTCGTACACTTTCGGCGCCGCGACGTTCGGCGCAACCTATTCGAACACGCAGTACAAAGGACTCGGCGACACAACCTCCGGGCCGGTCCCCCTGGGCGGCATACATGGGACGGCGACATTCAACAATGTCGAAGTCAACTTCAAATACCAGATTACGCCAGCGCTTCTTGCCGGTGCAGCTTACGTATATACGAAGGACAGCGGCGCCGATGGCCATGACGGGGCCCGGTACAACCAGGGCGCTTTGGGTGTCGACTACTTTCTGTCGAAGCGGACCGAGCTTTACGTCGTAGGTGTGTATCAGGCCGCTAGCGGCACTGACTCCACCGGGAAAAAAGCGGTCGCGTCCATCAACCTGCTTACGCCGTCTGACTCAGACCGGCAGGCGGTGGTGCGGATTGGCATCCGGCACAAGTTCTGACGCACCCAATTCGATCCGAATCTCGCGCGACCGGTTGACCTCGTACTTCCGTTGAGGGCGTGTCAGTCAGGTCGCACGTCGTGGGAAAGTCTGCTCAAGGAAAGTTGTTGACTATTATTTGCGGCTCGGACCTGTGAGCCTTCGGATCCAAACACGGAACAACGCGGGCCGACGTGGCGAAAGATGCCACTGCCGGCCCGCTTTGCTTTGAGCGCTCGGTAGTTTATTCCGGACAGCGGCACCACCAAGCCGCGATTCGACAGATTACGGTCGTGTTTCACCAGGCAAACACCTTATGTATTTGCATCTCATATTGCCAAGGGCTGGATCGCACCCTATCGTTCGACGAAGTTAATTTCGTCGCGAATTCGAGCACGCCATATGCAATTGAAATACATATATTAACGGCGCCGAAAACCGCAATTTTCACGCCGCGAGACCTAAAGCATTGCTGTGAAGCGCCGATAACAACTAATTCGTCACCCCGGAGACCGACCATGAGCAGCATCACCGAGCCGAGCGGGAATTCAGGCTCCGCCCCCTTCTTTTCCAAACAGGCCACCGTTGCGAAGCCAGGTTTTTCGCGCTGGATGGTTCCGCCCGCGGCCCTTGCCGTCCACCTCTGTATCGGCCAGGCGTACGCCTTTTCCGTGTTCAGCGGCCCGCTGACCAAGGTCATCGGCATTACCCAATCCAGCGCGGATGACTGGTCGCTGACGTCGCTCGGCTGGATCTTTTCGCTGGCGATCGTGTTCCTCGGCTTGTCGGCGGCCTTCGCCGGCAAGTGGCTCGAACGCGTCGGCCCGCGCCGCACGATGTTTACCGCCGCATGCTGCTTCGGCGGCGGCTTCCTGGTTTCCGCGCTCGGCGTGTATCTGCATCAGATCGTGCTGCTCTATCTCGGCTACGGCGTGATCGGCGGAATCGGGCTGGGCCTCGGTTATGTGTCGCCCGTGTCCACGCTGATCCGCTGGTTCCCGGACCGCCGCGGCATGGCGACCGGCATGGCGATCATGGGCTTCGGCGGTGGCGCGATGATCGCCGCGCCGTTGTCCGTGGCGTTGATGAACCACTTCCGCAGCGCGACCAGCATCGGCGTGGCCGAGACGTTCGTCGTGCTCGGCATCGCCTACTTCATCTCGATGACGATCGGCGCGCTCGCGATCCGCGTGCCGCCGGCGGACTGGAAGCCGGCCGGCTGGACGCCGGGCGCCACCGGCCAGAACAAGATGATCTCGCGCAATCACGTGCATATCGATCAGGCGTTGAAGACGCCGCAGTTCTATCTGATCTGGCTCGTGCTGTTCCTGAACGTGACGGCCGGCATCGGCATTCTCGGCCAGGCCTCGGTGATGATTCAGGAGAGCTTCAAGGACACGGTGACGGCAGCCGCGGCGGCCGGCTTCGTCGGCCTGCTGTCGCTCTTCAATATGGGCGGCCGTTTCGTGTGGGCGTCGGCGTCGGACTGGATCGGCCGTAAGAACACCTACTTCATCTTCTTCGCGCTCGGCGCGGTGCTGTATTACCTCGTGCCGGGTTTCGCGGCGTCGGGCCACATCGCCCTCTTCGTACTCGCCTACTGCGTAATCCTGACGATGTACGGCGGCGGTTTCTCCACCGTGCCGGCCTATCTCGCCGACATGTTCGGCACGGCATTCGTCGGCGGCATTCACGGGCGGCTGCTGACGGCGTGGGCCGCGGCGGGCGTCGCCGGTCCGGTGCTGGTGAACTACATTCGCGCCTATGAAGTCGCGCAAGGCGTCGCCAAGGCGGACGCCTACACGATGACCGTTCACATCATGGCCGTGCTGCTGGTAGTCGGCTTCGTCTGCAACCTGCTGATCAAGCGTGTGGACGACAAGCACCACATGACCGACGCACAACTCGCCAAAGGCGCTTAAGGAGACTCGCATGTCGACCATTCAAGCAGTGAATCAGACCAGCAAGGTCAAACTCGCCGTCTTCTGGCTGTATGTAACGCTGCCGCTGGCATGGGGCGTGGTCAATACGCTCTCGCAGGCGATGAAGCTCTTCAAGTAAATGTCGTTCGGCACCCCGCGCGTTCAAACGGCGGGGTGCTTGTAGCGAGCATGACGCGCTGACGGTCTACCGGCGCATCTCAAGCGCGCCGATCTCCCACTTCCCCACTACCATTGGTACGCCGCACCGGCCGTAACCGCAGTCGTGGCAGAACTGATGCCCGCACCGAGTTTCACCTTCAGACTCTGCGTGACTCGCGCCGACAGACCCACCGCCACCGCCTGATACCCCTTGTAACCGGCTGTCCCGACGCCGATTGCGAGGTTCTTGCCGGTGTCGACTTCGGGAATCGAAGTCAGCGCCAGCGCCGACGCCGTTCCGGAGTACGCACTGCGCGCGATGTCGTTCAAGCTGCCCTGGAACTGCTGCATGTTGACGGCATCGGTGGGCGCCTGGCCTGCCGCGACGTTGGTGATGCGGCGCTCGCTGCCGGACGAGCCGACAGAAACCGTGTTAGTCACATCGGCCACCGAGCCCTCGCCGATCGCCACCGAGTTCGGCGCGGACGCCTTGGCGCCGCCGCCGATCGCCACGGAACCGTTGCCGATTGCCTGTGCCGCGTTGCCGGAACTGTTGACGGCAACATAGGGCGTGCCGCTGGTCTGGTTGTTCCGCACCACGTTGATCTGCTGGCTAAGCGTGCTGACAGTCTGGTTGGTGTTCCAGAGTTGCGCTCCCGTCACCGCGTCGGTACTGGTGGCCGATAACGTGCCGTCCTGCAGATTGGTCAGTTGCACTTTCGGCGTGTTGGCCGCCGTGCCGCCGAGCGTGATCCTGTCATGCGCCGAGCTGTCGTACTGCACCGCATTTGCGACCGCGCCGCCAAGGTTGCCGACGGTGGTCTGCAGACCGGCAATATCGCTGCTGTTCTGCGTCACGCGGCCATCCAGGTTAGTGATCGCGCTGCCGACATTGTTCACGACCGTGCCGCCCACGCCATACGACGGCGCCGAAACCGAACCGTCCGCGCTGACGGTCGCCCCGCCGCCGAGCGCCACCGCCGTGCTCGCCGCCTGCGCATACAGTTGCGAGCCATTGACCGCGTCGCTGCTGGCCCGAGTGACCGCGCCCGCTGCCACGCCTGTGACGACGCGATTGCCCGCCGTGCCGGCCATGTTGATCAGATTGCCGTCCGTGATCGCACCGACGTTGATGACACGCGACACCGGATCCTGCGTGACCATGCCGATGCCGCCGTTCGACATGCTCTGCTGCAAGGTGCTGAGGCCATTGTCGAGCGAGCCGAGCGCGTCGCCGACGGTGGTTTGCGTGCCGCCCTGCATGTGATAGCTGGGGCCGGTCAGCGAACCATCGGCGTTGATCTGCGCGCCGCCGCCCAGCGCGGCCACCATCGGTCTGACCTGGCCGAGATTGACCGCGGATGCATCCGTGGTGCCCGCCGCAATGCCCGTCAACTCGCGTGCGCCGCCGGTGCCGGTGAAATCGACGCGGGTGCCGTCCGTGTCTTTCGCCACGGTGAGATTACGCGAGGTCTGATCCTGCTGAACGAGCCCGATCTCGCCATGGGTGATCTGGTTCGTGATGTTGCTCACGTCGCCTTCGATCGTCGTGGTGCGCTGATCCAGATTGCTGATGTTCGTCGTGTTATCCGTGACGCGGTGGTCGAGGTTGCTGATATTCGACGTGTTATCCGTGACGCGCTGGTCGAGGTTGCTGATGTTCGTCGTGTTGTCCGTGACGCGGTGGTCGAGGCTGCTGATGTTCGTCGTGTTATCCGTGACGCGCTGGTCGAGGTTGCTGATATTCGTCGTGTTATCCGTGACGCGCTGGTCGAGGTTCGTGATGCTGCCGGTGTTCTGCGCGACGGCCTGATTGGTGGCGAACAGTTGCGCGCCGTTGACGGCGTCAGAACTGTTAGCAGCAAGATTCGCGGCGCGCACGTTGGTGAGCCGAACCGGCGCGGCGGCGCCGCCCAATGTGACCGCGCTGTGTGAGCTCGAATCGTACTGGACAGAATCGGCGCTGGCCTGGGTGCTGGTCGTGACGGCGGCCGCAAGCGCGGAGCCGACGTCGTTGTACATTTTCCCGCTGACCTTGTAGACGGGCTTCGTGATC belongs to Paraburkholderia aromaticivorans and includes:
- a CDS encoding porin, giving the protein MKRSLLALALISVTSGAAYAQSSVKLYGIIDEGINYLSNADGKRLYNLSSGVLSGSRWGLRGNEDLGGGLGAIFVLENGFDLNTGKLGQGGLEFGRQAYVGLSGNFGTVTLGRQYDSVVDYLGQFEVGDQWGGYISAHPSDNDNFNNTNRTNNAVKYASPKLAGFTFGGVYSLGGVAGNFSRNQIWSLGAGYANGPFAAGVGYLNVRNPNTSFYGAGGTVAPTVAGVPGSNLGASPVISGFASAHTYQVVGTGASYTFGAATFGATYSNTQYKGLGDTTSGPVPLGGIHGTATFNNVEVNFKYQITPALLAGAAYVYTKDSGADGHDGARYNQGALGVDYFLSKRTELYVVGVYQAASGTDSTGKKAVASINLLTPSDSDRQAVVRIGIRHKF
- a CDS encoding L-lactate MFS transporter; protein product: MSSITEPSGNSGSAPFFSKQATVAKPGFSRWMVPPAALAVHLCIGQAYAFSVFSGPLTKVIGITQSSADDWSLTSLGWIFSLAIVFLGLSAAFAGKWLERVGPRRTMFTAACCFGGGFLVSALGVYLHQIVLLYLGYGVIGGIGLGLGYVSPVSTLIRWFPDRRGMATGMAIMGFGGGAMIAAPLSVALMNHFRSATSIGVAETFVVLGIAYFISMTIGALAIRVPPADWKPAGWTPGATGQNKMISRNHVHIDQALKTPQFYLIWLVLFLNVTAGIGILGQASVMIQESFKDTVTAAAAAGFVGLLSLFNMGGRFVWASASDWIGRKNTYFIFFALGAVLYYLVPGFAASGHIALFVLAYCVILTMYGGGFSTVPAYLADMFGTAFVGGIHGRLLTAWAAAGVAGPVLVNYIRAYEVAQGVAKADAYTMTVHIMAVLLVVGFVCNLLIKRVDDKHHMTDAQLAKGA
- a CDS encoding MFS transporter small subunit, whose translation is MSTIQAVNQTSKVKLAVFWLYVTLPLAWGVVNTLSQAMKLFK
- a CDS encoding YadA-like family protein yields the protein MNKFYKTVWNKTTRTYTATAEMAKSRGAKGASVRGSLVAAGTSLLGTLVVALPASAAEQSLNPIMNVPAQWDIDALTIVPQLPESNVSRPKSLTVGAVALMDVVPVTQYIAVSSLTTPALTTSASGGENAMAVGVGAMAIADNALAIGTSSGAGRSNTTAIGAAAAALAPNATVVGAGATTNNFAENGVAIGYMAVAQNVNALAIGANVQTDAVDSIAAGSGAYITAAATKAIAFGSGAKATAAGSVALGADSVADRANTISVGNATLQRQIINVAAGIQGNDAANVTQLKGMAGVLGGGTDVAADGTITKPVYKVSGKMYNDVGSALAAAVTTSTQASADSVQYDSSSHSAVTLGGAAAPVRLTNVRAANLAANSSDAVNGAQLFATNQAVAQNTGSITNLDQRVTDNTTNISNLDQRVTDNTTNISSLDHRVTDNTTNISNLDQRVTDNTSNISNLDHRVTDNTTNISNLDQRTTTIEGDVSNITNQITHGEIGLVQQDQTSRNLTVAKDTDGTRVDFTGTGGARELTGIAAGTTDASAVNLGQVRPMVAALGGGAQINADGSLTGPSYHMQGGTQTTVGDALGSLDNGLSTLQQSMSNGGIGMVTQDPVSRVINVGAITDGNLINMAGTAGNRVVTGVAAGAVTRASSDAVNGSQLYAQAASTAVALGGGATVSADGSVSAPSYGVGGTVVNNVGSAITNLDGRVTQNSSDIAGLQTTVGNLGGAVANAVQYDSSAHDRITLGGTAANTPKVQLTNLQDGTLSATSTDAVTGAQLWNTNQTVSTLSQQINVVRNNQTSGTPYVAVNSSGNAAQAIGNGSVAIGGGAKASAPNSVAIGEGSVADVTNTVSVGSSGSERRITNVAAGQAPTDAVNMQQFQGSLNDIARSAYSGTASALALTSIPEVDTGKNLAIGVGTAGYKGYQAVAVGLSARVTQSLKVKLGAGISSATTAVTAGAAYQW